ACCAGGTAGAACCTCAGTAGATTTATTAGTTTCTGCGTAATTTCTATACTCATCCTTTTCATCCTTGGCAAGTGTGGATGAGGAATTAAGAGATGTATATGGCATAGTGATATCTCTGGGAACGTTAGGTGGGGGATGGGGGGATGGGGAGAGTTCTTGGGATGGGGAGAGGGGAGAGTATTAAATTTTGAATTCTCCTTGTCCCCTTGTCCCCTTGTCTCCTTGTCTCCTTGTCAAGAAAGTCCCTAAACTGCTTGAGCGAGTTGTTGTTGATTTAGGTAGTAATAATGACCTTTTTTGGCGATTAATTCGTCGTGAGTGCCGCTTTCGACTAATAAGCCGCGATCCAAAACCAGAATTAAGTCAGCATTGCGGACAGTAGAGAGTCGATGGGCAATGATTACACTAGTCCGTCCTTTAAGAATTGTTTTTAAGTTGTTCTGAATAATCCGTTCTGATTCAGAATCTAGGTGACTTGTGGCTTCATCAAAAAGTAACAAACGGGGATTTCCCATCAAGGCACGGGCGATCGCTAGACGTTGGCGTTGTCCACCAGAGAGCATTCCCCCACCTTCACCGATTTGGGATTCGTAACCCATTGGCAGTTGCTGAATAAATTCATCAGCTCCTGCATATTTTGCTGCTTGAATAACTTCTTCTACAGACGCTTCCGGGTGCGCGATGGAGATGTTTTCGCGAATGGTACCACCAAACAGAAAGGTATCTTGATCGACAACACCAACTTGAGAACGGAGCGATCGCAAGGATACACAACTGATATCATGACTGTCAATCAATACTTTGCCATCTGTCGGAGGGTATAAACCTAAAATCAATTTGCTCAGGGTTGTTTTTCCAGACCCAGATCGTCCAACTAGTGCCACCATTTGATTGGGCTGGATTTCAAAGCTGAGATTTTCCAGCACGTTCGTCTCACTTTCTGGGTGATAGCGGAAGGTGACATTATCAAAGCGAATGTTACCGTCAAGTCTACCTAAGGTCTTCCGGGGTTTATTGTGTAAGTCTTCTTCCGGTTCCGCTTCTAAAACATCATTAATGCGTTCGGTGGAAATCACGATTTCCTGCAATTCGTTCCACAGCAGCGACAGCCGTTGAAAAGGACTCAACACGTTACCCACCAACATATTGAAGGCAACTAATTGCCCAACGGTGAGATCTCCTTGAATCACCTGCCATGCTCCAAACCACATCAATCCTGTATTCACAAAGGTTTGAATTGCACCACTGATGATTTGTAAGCGATTGCCGATTATCTGAGCATTAAAGCCTTTTTTTACCAAGTTATTCAGTAATTCTTCCCAACGCCAGCGTACTGTCTGTTCAATTGACAACGAGCGGACTGTACGAATTCCTGTCAGGGATTCTATCAGATAGCTGTTTTCTTCAGCACCAGCGTTAAAAATCTCTCTGGAAATGCGGCGCAAAATACTGGTGCTAGCTAGTGCCAGGATAAAAAATGGCGGTACAGTACACAGCACAAATAATGCCATCCGCCAGCTATAAGCGAACATCATCGCCAGATAGACGACCAATGTCAGCATATCCAGCATGATTGACAGTGTTTGACCGGTCAGGAAACGCTGAATTTTCTGGTTTTCTTGGATGCGAGAGACAATATCCCCGACATAACGCGACTCAAAATAGGAGAGGGGCAAGCGCAAGGTATGTTTGATAAAACCCACTAGTAACGAGAGACTAACGCGGTTTGCTGTGTGATCCAGCAGATATTGCCGCACTCCGTTCATGGCAATACTAAACAACCCAAAAACGATCATCCCCGTACCAACGGCGTTTAAGGTGGCAACGCTGCGTTGTACAAGCACTCTGTCTAGCAACAACTGGGTGAATACCGGCGTTACCAGTCCAAATAGCTGCATCAGCACGCTTGCTAGGAAGACTTCTATCAATACCTTATAGTGAGGTTTGATTAATTCAAAAAACTTCCAAAAGCCTGCACTCTCGGCTTTGGCATCTTTTAGTAGTGATGTGGGTTGCAGTAATAATGCATATCCAGTCCAACCGATTTGAAATTCCTTTTTGGTCAAGCTGCGTTGACCAAGGGCAGGGTCGCAGATAATTACCCGCTTTTTGGTTATTTCATAGACGACAATGAAATGCTTGCCTTCCCAGTGAGCGATCGCTGGCAGAGGTTGTTCTGCTAATTTATCGAGGGTAGCTTTCACCGGACGGGTGGCAAAACCAAGGTTTTCTGCTGCCGCTGCTAGGGCACGTAGAGATGCCCCACTGCGGTTGACGTTGGTCATATCCCGCAAGCGATTGACACTAAAGTGCTTACCCCAATAGTTACCAATCATCACAAGACTTGCAGAACCGCAATCTGATGCGCTTTGTTGAGCGTAAAAGGGATAACTTTTGGTGAATCGTCCCCACCAATGCCCCGCTCGCACTTTTGGGCTAGGAAAGAAAGGACGTGATTTTTTTTGTTTTTGTTTTTCTTTTGGCTCTTGTTCTCGTTTGGGAAAGGGAATGACTTTAGCTCTGGAGTCATAAAGCTCAACACTTGACCTGTTCTTTCGTGGCTTTCGCTCAACGGTTGCGGCTGGTAAGCGCTTTTGGTCAGCGACAAATGACTGTAATTCTGGGCAGTTTAAGAGTGCTGTTTGCCAATCAGAATTCTTCAGAATGTAAGCGATCGCGCTGTTCTGAACTTGCCAACTACCTGAAGAAGGTGCATAGATATTGCCCGGTGTCAAGGTATAACCCTGAGAATGCTGTAGTTGCCCTTTATGTAACAGCCACAATTGCGATTGGGATAGTTCTGTACTCACTTCACCAATCTTCAGATTGTGCCGTTCAAACAGAGATAAGGCTTTGAGCATCCCCTCCACTTGAGAAGTATGGCGCGGAAATTGTGAGTTTTGGCGACACAACAGCAGTAAATCCCAAATTTCGGCGCGGGCATTCAGGCGATCGCTTATACTTGGATATGTGCGAAATATGAATTGCAGCGCTTCAAAGGGAATATAGCCAAGCTTTAAATTAACAGAAGCTCTAGCTGCGTAATTTGTCAACTCTTGTTCGGGAAACAGAGTTATCTCACCGAATGATTCCCCAACACAAAGAGTAGTAATTAAGTTATCAGCATTATCTAAAAGTCTGCATTTACCCGCCAGGATAATATAAATTCCCGGTTTTGCTGATGCTGCTTGCCAAAATTGCTTTGAGTCAGGTGGTTCGACAATTTCAATTAATGCCAAACACCTGTCAAGTTCTTTATCGCAAAGCGTTTCACCCAAAACTTGGGTGAGTTGTTGACTTAACTGTTGCCGTGAAAACACTGTTTCCCCCTGCAAATATCACATAATAGTCAAGGGTTTTTGACACTTGACTAATGAAAACGCCAGATTGAAAGATAAATGGAAACTAAGTTGATCTTATTGGCAATTGCAAATCTTAATTCCCCCATCCTTAGAGGAGTGAATTAGTTCTTAACAGGATAATTTTTCTTAAGTGGACTTGAGCGTTTTTTCTGTAAGATTGATGACTAAATAGTGAAGCGATCGCGCGAGATCGCGTCCTGCTCTTATCCAATCGAACATCTAACAGCAATCCAACCGAACGCTATTTCTGGTAAATAACCTAATATTTTAGACATTCGGGTTGTAAATTCACTTCTCTTAGCCAGCAACATAGTTTTTCTCTGACAACTATATTTGGGCTGCAAATTCGCTTTGAAATTCTTTATCCGATCTTGACATCCAAAAGACTTTAACAACTTGCTTTTTTGCAAGTCGTATCTCTCAACAGCCTTGTCTTTAAAGAAATGTTGTGACATAATTTTATCCAGTTGTCATCAACTGTACAAAATGGGCAAGTTCGTCCTTCTGGGCTGTTTCTCTAAGCCGGCAAGCTAAAGTTCTACAGCCCAAAAGCGTTAATTAGTCCTAAAAGGCTAATTAAGTCGTTAAGTGATGTGCAACTAACACCGGGTTTCCCCCCTGTGCTTTGCGAGTCTAGGGGGGTTATTACCGGGTTGTATGATTTGATGCGTCAATCTCCTGTCTTTAATTAGTTTCTCTGGAGATATACAAAGCATCAAAGACTAGTAGTCACATGATGTTGTGTTTCGATAAAGTTCCTCAAGCGAAACCATAGCTGAAAACTTTGCTACATCAGGTGAGGAATTTAAATGCCTTTTTGCCGATGCCAAATCACTATAAATGCATACATAGGCATGAGTGGCAACTCTACTCTATCCTGTTGTCGAATTTTTTCCTCAATCTAGCCTATGAAAGTTTGGTGAAGTAAAACTGCAAAGCGAATTGTTAGCCAGCGGTAGTAAGCAAAGAGTAAGAAAATATGCATGATCCATAGCTGGTGAGTCCCCGATAAACAACAGTAGGTAACAAACGCACCTCAAACGGTGAATTAGTCACTAGTGCAACCTAGAATTTCTCAAGCTTTGATAACTTACGAATTGACGCAAGTGAGAATTGTCTTCATTCAGCCACACCTCATTTTTTGAAGGTCACTTAAGTCTCAAGAGCTTTTATTCTCTTTCTGTATGGTAATGGGTGTATCAAAATCAAATTATGCACTTTTGCGAGAAAAATGAGAAAAAAGCTCAGTAATTGTTTACAACATTAACTTAATATTCAGTAAACACAATAATCGTGTAAGGCGATTTGGGCGTAAATTCACACAATTATTTATCAAAGCCATCAATTCCACGCCTCAGCGAAAAGGTGATGGTATATACATTTTTGGCAATTTTAACATTCCTCCTCAGCAAATAATTATAAAAAAGCTTATTGGAGTCCGCCAAAGGGTTTTATTTTAATTATCTTATTGAACTTTGCACAACAATAAGTGCGTAGCTACTCCTCCAAAAATTTGATGTTGTTAAGGATGATTAACAATCATACGTTTTAAACCGCTCTAGCCATTGAAGATAAAAGCGACTTAGACTAAGTATTAGTACAACAGTCACTTTTTGTTAGCCTACCATGACCTCTGTTAGTAATCACCAGATTCTTATAAATCTGAAATAATTTAAAAGTCAATTTCAGCTAGAAAGCGATAGATTCTTATACTCTGCACTCACATACATCTTCTTCTTAATAGATTTAGGTATATTTAGTCAAGCTCTTCTGACAAAAAAACCAAATCTTTATCGCAATTTTATAATGTTTTCATTTAAATTTAAAATTGTATTTGATATAACTATAAAATTTAAATTTTATGAACTATTTAGTTGTTCAGCATTTTCTAGGTTAGATAGTATAACTCCAAATCTGTTCAAGTCAAACTTTATTTCTTACACCCAATATCGTCCAAGTTAATATATTATAATTAGTATTTATGCATCTATCTAAAGTAGTAAAAATAAAAATTTATTTAACTACCACATGCATACAATTTAAGTATCTATCATAAGTAAGAAAATATTATAGTATTACTCATCAGATTTTAAATACCTCGCCGATGCCGGGGAACCAGGATTAGCTACGCTATCGGCTAAACAAACGAAGTTCTGAACGTCAAAAGTCTCTTGTGTTGGTTTCTCTCCACGTAGGTAGACTAAAGGTTTCTAAGTTTTTAATTGTGAAAAATTAAGCATATACAGAAATGAGAATATCTGGCGCCATGTCGTAAGTCGCGGTAATTGATGAATTACCGCGACTGTATAATGTGCCTTTAAATTATTTTTGCATAAGTCCTAATAAAGTCTAACTCCGCAGCTAGCCACTGCTGAAACATATTATTCATAATTTCTTGATATCTTTCAGGTGATAATTCGGCAGGAATTAACTCTTCGACCATTAAAAGATGATAACCTCGCTCGGTTTTCAGCGGTCCAATCAACTGCTTAGGTATTGTTGTAAATACAATAGCAGCTATATCTGCTTCTATGGAACAACGGTAAACTTTTCCTTCGTAACCGCACTGTTGTCGGCGCTTCTCATCAATATCATAAACATGAGCCGCATGATAAAAACTGATTTCACCTTCTTCAATTTGATAGTAAAGTTCTTGAGCCAGTTTTTCCGAATCAACAATGATTTGATAAAGGATAACTTGCTCAAAACTAAGGCTATTTTGGAAAAAAAAACTTTCTGCTTCTTTAGCAAACAGCGTCTGAGCCAATTTTTGTGATAGTAGATGATTGCGGATTCCGACTTCCCAATCATCCAAACTAATCAATTCATCTGTTAACCATGACAAAGTATCTGTAGCTTTCTCCAAACGCTTTTCACGACGTTGACGATTTACTTCTGCCTCAATTTCCTCTATCGTGACAATAATCCCTCTTTCTTGTGCAGCCTGACATATCACCTTTTGAAACAAAATCTTTTGACAGACTTCTTTGAGACTAATTTCGCTTTTGAGGAAGTTGACAATCTCATTTGGATCAAAAACTAATTTTGAAATATTATTCATCTTTTTTTAATAAATATCATAGCTTTGGCGAAAGCTAATAGGGCATATAAATTATTACCGAGGAGGCAAGTGCGGGAGGAGGAAAGAGAAAGGGGAAAAGGTAAAGAAGTATAGAGTTATTTGAAATTATTCACTCATATTTTCTAACCGAATCTTTCCCCTTTTTTGCTTTTCCCTTTCCCCCTCTTGTTTCATCCATGCCCTATTTTCAATTACCAAAGCTATAAATTGATGACACACTGTTAATTCAAATTACAGAATTTTTCGGAAAATTCTGGAGCTATTTCTGGTCTTAATTCAGATTTAATGGATTGATGCTCATGAACTAGACCGCGACCACGAATTTCTGTTTTATGTTTGCCGACCACTTCTAAATAAGCTAGGTCTTTAATTTTGCTTAAGCAACTGGGTGAAAGATTACCTTCAGACCTTTTTTCGGAAGATGATTTGACGATTTGTAAATTTTCGTTGTGCTGTTGATTTGACCTTATCTGCTGGGTGTTTTCTTTGAGCAATCGATTATAGGTGCGGTAGGGAATGTAATGTAAAGGATTGTACCCGGCGAAACGTAGCATCAACACACAAGCCCAGGAATACTTTCCGGCAAGAATGGCTTCAACTACCTGGTCTAATTGCTCAGGATTAATTGCCTTATTTAATTTGTGACTAATGTTAGTAATGTCTTGATTCATGGTTTTAGGTGTCTTGGATGAAGTAAACCAACTTAACTTTGACTTTGATTTTTGGTGGCAAAATGAAAAGAGCGCTTTTATCAACAGTGCTTTGCGTGCAGCTAGTTGATTAGTTCATTCCGGGATGGATTGGTAGATGATTGCTTTTGTGTGGTCTGACTTGTTACAAAGAGCGATCGCTCTTTTAACTCTTACCCTCAACATCAAGTTTGATTTGCACCTTGATTTTTTTGTTGACAAAATCTGCTGATTGCTAAAGCATTCCTAAGCAATAAAACTAGGCTTGCATCTTGGGGCACCCCGTCAGAGCGATCGCACAAGCGTTTGTACCACTTGCCAAAGTGGCCTCTTACAGATGCGCCATTTTACAGTTTTCTGGTCTTTTAACAAACGCTCAAGAGCCTTTATAGTGTTTTGCAAATGGCTAGTGGTAATTGCGGTTGTTTTATCTTTTGCTAATACCACCTGGCAGAACTTACTTTTCACGGGATCTGGAGAACCTCTCTCCAAACCTCTCTCCTGCTTTTTGAGAGGCTTTGAATTCTCCCCCTTCCCTTTTAGAGAAGGGGGCTGGGGGGTTAGGTTTGGTGTTGGCTTTTCCACATGACCTGAAAAGTCAGCCTGCCAGAAAAGCACCTGCTGACTATCTGTGATGGCAATTTTAACTACTTGCCCGTATTCGTTAATTTCTGTGCTTGCTTGACTTGAGGTTTCGACTGTATTTACTAAAATGATTTTTTCCATGAGCTGACCATTGATGGGAAACTCGACTGTTTGTAATCAAGTTTGTTTACTACTCCTGCCTGCTGTCTGATTTCCTTTGGTGTAAACGCAAAGAACTCAGCCGAAGAGTCATTACAGTTTGAAAGCGGAAAGTCTGAGCGGAGGTTTCCGACGCTCGCGGACTCGCTAACGCTACGCTATCCGTTCCCCGTTCGCGGAGCGTCTGGTGAAGGAGAAGGGGTTGCCGCAGGCATCAGAACTTTCCAAGACAGCTGTTGCTTGGCTGTAAGTCAAAGGTAAATTTTTACCTTTCGTCATAACAGATGACTGGCAGGAAAAAGTCTGCGTGTGGCTTTTGGTAGATACAGCTTTGTCAAAAATGAAAGTTGTGCCAACTCCTAATTTAATTCCTTTTCCCTGATATTTGTATGTATTTAATTTTACAATTAACTTAGGATGGCTTAAGAAAAAACCGATGGTTCTTAGACTGGCGAAGATAAAATCTTTATCTTCAATCGTTAAGAGTGACATTTGTATTTATACTATTTTTTGCTGTTAATGTCATCTGCCATTTTGGCATTTTTATAAGTCAAATTTACAGTTCATCTTGTGAGATTTACTTAAGTGTTGTGCAACTTTCTATTTTGTCCTTTCTTAATTACTTAATAGGGGGTTACACCCCTCATTTAATACTTAATTGAGACTTTTTCTTGGTTGTCTTTATTGTCAAGCGTGCTATTAAATAAAATTCTTAATAAGACGGAAATATAACTGTATTTATGACATTTTTCAAACCAATATTATTGATTATTATAAATAATTAATTTGATAAAATTTAATATTATTGTTGCAGCAAGTTTTGTCCTAACTCTTTGATAGCAAAGACTTTGGCGGTTATGACGTAATTGCAAAATCAGCATAAAAAGCTTGTAAATTTTGCATAAAAGCCAGGAACTAAATATAGATAAAAAGTTGTGTAATGTAAACAGATATGATATAATTTGCTAAGATATAAAAATCAAACTTTATCAATACGATAAAACATCCATAACGAAATTTATGGCAAAAAAAGACGCAGCAAATTAAGCCAGGAAATCGTTACGGTGTTTAGCAAGTTATATAAAGTTAAGTAGTCAATTTAACTAAACTATTCTCAACACAAATATTTTTCATTCAATAGAAAAATAATTTATACCAGTGAAATTACAGTTGCATTTGCTGTTGAGATAAGTGGTAATAAATACCCTTAGTTGCCATTAGTTCTTGATGAGTGCCCTGCTCAACAAGGATACCTCGGTCTAAGACAAGTATGCAGTCAGCATTGTGAACGACATCGAGATGATGGGCGATCGCGAAAGTGGTACGATTCAACCGGGCTAAATTTTGTTGAAACCGACGTTGTGATGCATCTAGAGAACTTGTGACTTCATCTAAAATCAAGATTTGAGGGTTCCTGACAAGTGCGCGAGCGATCGCTATTTTTTTCTTCTGTTCATCACACAGCATCAAACCTTGTCCCACTTGAGTGTTGTAACCGTCGTGCAGCGCTTCGATAAAAATGTGTGCTTCGGCTAACTTGGCAGCAGCGATAGCCTGTTCGACAGTCAACTGCGAGTCAAACAAAGTAATGTTTTCCCAAATCGTCCCCGAAAATAGAAAACACTCTTGCGGCACCACACCTAACTGACTTCGCAACGATTGCAGAGAAACATCAGCAATATCATGTCCATCAATCAAAATCCGTCCGGTGCTTGCAGGATATAAACCAGCCAGCAAATTTACTAAAGTGCTTTTACCCGCACCGCTAGCACCAACAATGCCAATCGTCTGTCCGGGTTTCACCTTAAAAGATATATTTTGCAAAATGTGCCCTTCATCTTGGTTGTAACTAAAAGACACATTCTCAAAAATTACCTCACCCTGAATCGGTGGCAGCACCGATAGCGGTTTTTGAAGATTTTCTTCAGGTACCGCTTCTAAGACATCATTCAGCTTTTCTATGGAAATCAGCACTTCTTGGAACTCATCCCACACTTTCACTCCTGCCAAAACTAAATTGAGGACATTACTGGCAAGCATGTTAAAAGCGACAAACTGACCAATCGTCATTTGCTCGTTCATTACCGAAGTTGCTCCACACCACAATACCGCTGTAGTACCGAGGTGATTCAGCAAATTGCTAATTAGTTGCAAGTTGTTAGCTAGTTTCTGCCCCTGAAACCGCACTTTCAACATATCCATAAAGCGTTCTTGCCAACGCGAACTGATTTCGCTTTCAACTGCTGCGCTTTTGACGGTGGTAATACCTGCGATCGCCTCAACTAAAGATGAATTTTGCGCTGCTGCTGAGTTAGCGATTTCTCGCGACACTCGATTGAGCAACGGATTTGCCGCTAAATTCAATATTGCGATCGCTAAAACAAACAGCACTACCAGCAACGTCAGCGGCAAGTTGTAAAAAGCCATCAATCCGATATAGACAAAACCAAAAAGTGCATTTATAATTGCACTCACAGCATGACGGGTGAGAAACTGTTGGATTTTACGGTTTTCCTGAACGCGGCTGATTATGTCTTCGACTTGGCGAGAAGCGAAAAATTGTAATGGCAACTTTAGCGCGTGGCGATAAAAATTGCCAATTAATGTCAAGTCGATTTGGTTGGCGAAATAGTCTAGAAGGTGTTGCCGGAATGCGGCGATCGCCACACGCCAAATGCCAAAAAAAAGAAAGCTGCCAAAAAGCACATTTAATGTGATGCTGCTTTGCACTTGTTTCATGTCGAGAAACAACTGAGCAAATAAAGGAGTTACCAGCCCAAAAATCGCTAGCAACAATGAAGTGAGAATAATTTTTGATAAAAGGTGGCGGTAATCGCGAAATAACTGCAAATAGCGCGTAGCGGAGATTTTTTCGCTTTCAATCGCTTGGAAGCGTTCTGTGGGATGTAAAAGCACAGCATATTCTGTCCAGCCAGCGGTAAATTCTTGGCGCGAAAGCGATCGCTTGCCGATCGCCGGATCGGAAATGATGACGCGATCACCTTTAATTTGCCAAACAACTACGTAGTGAATTTTTTGCCAGTGGGCGATCCAAGGGTTAGTTTGCCATTCCAACTTACTCAAAGAAGCCCGCACGGTTAGCGTATCATATCCCAACGTTTCTGCTGTTGCCGCTAAACCTGAGAGGGATGCACCGGTTTTGTCTATCTGTGCTAAGTTACGCAAACTGTTCAAACTCAAGCGTTTACCCCAGTATTGGCTAACCATCGCCAAACATGCTGCACCACAATCTGAAGAACTGTGCTGTTGAATAAAAGGATAGCGATGCCATAACGAAGCGATTGACCAAGGTGGGTTTACTTGGGGAAAGTCAGAAAACAGAGCAGGGGGAGCTATTTCTGGAGCTGGGGGAGAAGAGAAGCAGCTTCTTGAGCGAACCCCATACTTAAAAGCTCTTTGTTGATCTGTCTCTAACTCTAAGTTGCTAGAAGACACCAACAAAGGAAATGTTTTAGCCTCAGGGTGTTCTTCTTCGATTTCCTGGTGATTTGCTGTGCCAGTTTGAAGAACTGGCTGCTGATTGGTTAATTGAGGAGCCGAAGAAGCCAATTCCCAATTTTCTCGCGGCAGGTGATATAGTAGTAAATCACTTTCGGCAATCCAAGTTGGTGGCGTCATCGGATATCCCCAGCTTTCTCCCACAACTGGTGGTTGAGTGCCTGATAAAGTGCGAATTTTTCCACTCTTGAGCCAAAAGCGACCTTGGTCATGTGGAATTGCTTCTAGCAAAGATGAGCCAGCATTTATCTTGATTTGTCTGAAGTTGGGTAAAAGTTTTTCTAGTTTTTGGCTTGTTTGCGAGCGAAATTCTGTATGGGTTTTTAAGAAAATCAGCTTTTGTCGCTCAGAAGTTGTTTGTTGTAAATAATCTTTAAGATTGGGTATTTTACTGAACCACGGTTTTAAGTCATTTAGGCTAATGCAAGCAATCAAACCCCCAGTTGAGGCGATCGCTCGATATTGTAAAGATTGATGAAAAAAGAAATCGTCCGCGCCAAAAATTTGCTCTGCCACAAGCAACTCAGTTGACACTTCTCGTCTTTGAGTTGCATCAAAGCCTAGCAATCGCACTTTTCCACTGCAAACTAAGTAAACAACATGACGGCTGTCTTCATCTCCAAAGATACCGTATCTAGTCAAATCGTCACCTAGTTCAAACTCCAGAATTTTCCAAAAAGAGCTAAAGTCTAATGCTAAATTTGTATTACCCGCAACTAACCTCAACAATCCGAGGATAGCCGCATTGCGAGTGGGATGCTGATTGCTTGTATATTTCAGCTCTCCCTGAACTCTTAACGACGAAAAGGAGTTCATGGCTTAATCTTAAATGTTTTAGTAAACTTTTTAACTTAGCCTGAGCGTGCTATTATAGCACCAAAAAAACTGACAATTACTTAAGCGATTGGATTAAGCTTTATTCCAACAGCCTCTGAAAAACGCAATTCATTGTGTTTTTAATTACTAATTGCTTTACTATCATTTTTCAGCAGCTTTTCGTTAAATAACTGTATCAAATCAAACATTTTTTGGCAAAACCAATTACTTGTATCACCAGTGTATTAATTGCCCAAAGAGTGCATTGCGATCAAATTTCGCCTATTTCCGTTAATAGCCCTTCCATACTTTATCAAAATTTTACTTATCCTTTAACCAGAATAAAAAAAAATAACCATCAAGCAAATAACTGCTATAAGTCCTCTTTTAGTTTAAACATAGATTGCAGATAAATGTAATTGAAAGGAAATTTATTTGTGTTGCATTCATTTTTACAGATAAAGTTTTCACGCATCGTGGCTTCACAAAAAAATCCTGATAAAAGCATTTTTTTAACTAAAAAATTGTACATTGTGAACATAATTAATGTGATATTGGTTATAGTTTTGGCTCAATCTAGTAATATTTGCATTTTTTAAACTAGTAATCTTGAGTCTTTCCTTCGCTCAAACTTAACCACTACTCATCTTTTCTATTACTTCTTTAAATAACCGGAAAGTGTAACCAGAGATGTAGAAATATTTTTGAGAAAGATTTACCGCAAGCTAAACTAAAAAACGCAGATATTTAATTATCTGCAAGTTTTACTAAATATCATTTCGTATCTCAGATTACCAAAAGAGGGGAAAGAAAATAAAAATAAAGAATTCAGGACTTACGCAAAAACTCTCTGCAACTCTTATTCCTTCTCCTGCAAAGACGCGGCTGGGCAAACGTGTCCTTCTCCTTCACCAGACGCTACGCGTTGGCGAACGCATGTGCGTGTCGCAGACAAGCCTGCGCTTTGCGCTTACGTGCCTAGCCTGCGGCTTCTGCGAAGCAGTACGCGGTTCGTTATTCCATGAAGGAGTGCGTAAGTCCTATAATTATTTAAATATCCACCCTTCATTGCCCGATAAAAAACAGCTTATTCACCAATAACTAAGTAAATAGCCCAAATTGCCATTGCCCGGAGATAAGTACTGGCACGAAATGTACCAGATGCGGTAATTGCTTCTGGTGTGCGGAATTGCAGACCATTGTCATAAATTTGTTGCACAACAGCTTGCGTCAAGCTAAATGCTTCGTTTTTCATTTTCATTTGTACCAGAAAAGCCGCC
Above is a genomic segment from Tolypothrix sp. NIES-4075 containing:
- a CDS encoding cysteine peptidase family C39 domain-containing protein produces the protein MNSFSSLRVQGELKYTSNQHPTRNAAILGLLRLVAGNTNLALDFSSFWKILEFELGDDLTRYGIFGDEDSRHVVYLVCSGKVRLLGFDATQRREVSTELLVAEQIFGADDFFFHQSLQYRAIASTGGLIACISLNDLKPWFSKIPNLKDYLQQTTSERQKLIFLKTHTEFRSQTSQKLEKLLPNFRQIKINAGSSLLEAIPHDQGRFWLKSGKIRTLSGTQPPVVGESWGYPMTPPTWIAESDLLLYHLPRENWELASSAPQLTNQQPVLQTGTANHQEIEEEHPEAKTFPLLVSSSNLELETDQQRAFKYGVRSRSCFSSPPAPEIAPPALFSDFPQVNPPWSIASLWHRYPFIQQHSSSDCGAACLAMVSQYWGKRLSLNSLRNLAQIDKTGASLSGLAATAETLGYDTLTVRASLSKLEWQTNPWIAHWQKIHYVVVWQIKGDRVIISDPAIGKRSLSRQEFTAGWTEYAVLLHPTERFQAIESEKISATRYLQLFRDYRHLLSKIILTSLLLAIFGLVTPLFAQLFLDMKQVQSSITLNVLFGSFLFFGIWRVAIAAFRQHLLDYFANQIDLTLIGNFYRHALKLPLQFFASRQVEDIISRVQENRKIQQFLTRHAVSAIINALFGFVYIGLMAFYNLPLTLLVVLFVLAIAILNLAANPLLNRVSREIANSAAAQNSSLVEAIAGITTVKSAAVESEISSRWQERFMDMLKVRFQGQKLANNLQLISNLLNHLGTTAVLWCGATSVMNEQMTIGQFVAFNMLASNVLNLVLAGVKVWDEFQEVLISIEKLNDVLEAVPEENLQKPLSVLPPIQGEVIFENVSFSYNQDEGHILQNISFKVKPGQTIGIVGASGAGKSTLVNLLAGLYPASTGRILIDGHDIADVSLQSLRSQLGVVPQECFLFSGTIWENITLFDSQLTVEQAIAAAKLAEAHIFIEALHDGYNTQVGQGLMLCDEQKKKIAIARALVRNPQILILDEVTSSLDASQRRFQQNLARLNRTTFAIAHHLDVVHNADCILVLDRGILVEQGTHQELMATKGIYYHLSQQQMQL